One window of the Candidozyma auris chromosome 6, complete sequence genome contains the following:
- the PIL1 gene encoding lipid-binding protein LSP1 translates to MHRTYSLRSQKAPTAAQLQSPPPPPSSTKSKFFGKGGITSTFRKNLAGATGPELSRKLAQFIKMEKNVMRAIELTARERRETAKQLSLWGEENDEDVSDVTDKLGVLIYEIGELEDQFIDKYDQYRITLKTIRNIESSVQPSRDRKQKITDEIAHLKYKDPQSPKISVLEQELVRAEAESLVAEAQLSNITREKLKAAFNYQFDAIRELAEKYALIAGYGKALLELLDESAVTPGETRPAYDGYEASKQIIIDAENALASWTLDAAAVKPTLSLHQGEEGEEPEASELYEAEEEFAKHDDTNNGVAA, encoded by the coding sequence ATGCACAGAACTTACTCCTTGAGATCTCAGAAGGCTCCCACCGCTGCTCAATTGCAGTCGCCCCCACCTCCACCATCCTCCACCAAGTCCAAGTTCTTCGGTAAAGGCGGCATCACCTCCACCTTCAGAAAGAACTTGGCTGGTGCCACCGGTCCTGAGTTGCTGAGAAAATTGGCTCAATTCATtaagatggagaagaacgTGATGAGAGCCATCGAATTGACTGCCAGAGAGCGTCGTGAAACCGCCAAGCAGTTGTCCCTTTGGGGTGAGGAGAACGACGAGGATGTCTCGGACGTTACCGACAAATTGGGTGTTTTGATTTACGAGATTGGTGAGTTGGAAGACCAGTTCATTGACAAGTATGACCAGTACAGAATCACCTTGAAGACAATCAGAAATATTGAATCTTCTGTCCAGCCTTCGAGAGACAGAAAGCAGAAAATCACCGATGAGATTGCTCACTTGAAGTACAAGGACCCTCAATCGCCAAAGATCTCTGTCTTGGAGCAGGAATTGGTCAGAGCGGAGGCTGAATCTCTCGTTGCTGAGGCCCAGTTGTCCAACATCACCagagagaagttgaaggctgCTTTCAACTACCAGTTTGACGCCATTAGAGAATTGGCTGAGAAATACGCTCTCATAGCCGGTTACGGTAAGGCTTTGTTGGAGTTGTTGGACGAATCCGCTGTCACCCCAGGTGAGACCAGACCAGCTTACGACGGTTACGAGGCCTCTAAGCAGATCATCATTGACGCTGAGAACGCTTTGGCTTCGTGGACTCTTGATGCTGCTGCCGTCAAGCCAACCTTGTCCTTGCACCAAGGTGAAGAGGGCGAGGAGCCAGAGGCTTCTGAGTTGTACGAGGCTGAGGAGGAGTTTGCTAAGCACGATGACACCAACAACGGTGTTGCCGCTTAG
- a CDS encoding sterol transporter: protein MVAIHRLAVAGLAASAQALSLIPSIANIFDSSVPKIIHTFPGNDDERPIPGNSPIIQCDAQTPQLLDLQKVVIDPNPPEKGKNLTFVAEGVLKQTITDGAYVEVDVRYGFIRLIHQTYDLCEEVHNVDLECPIKKGAQTISKKVAIPEEVPPGKYLVIARAYTKEDVLITCLTASVEFPPN, encoded by the coding sequence ATGGTTGCTATACATCGGTTGGCCGTGGCTGGCTTGGCTGCCTCTGCGCAGGCGCTCTCGTTGAttccttcaattgcaaacaTCTTCGATTCGTCTGTCCCCAAAATCATCCACACCTTCCCCGGTAACGACGACGAGAGACCTATTCCTGGCAACAGCCCTATCATCCAGTGCGATGCTCAGACGCCACAGTTGTTGGACTTGCAGAAGGTGGTGATTGACCCTAACCCTCCAGAGAAGGGCAAGAACTTGACGTTTGTCGCTGAGGGGGTGTTGAAGCAGACTATCACTGACGGCGCTTACGTCGAGGTGGACGTCAGGTACGGCTTTATCAGGTTGATCCACCAGACATACGATTTGTGTGAAGAGGTGCATAATGTGGACTTGGAGTGCCCCATTAAGAAGGGCGCCCAGACCATTTCTAAGAAGGTGGCAATTCCTGAAGAGGTGCCTCCAGGGAAGTATTTGGTGATTGCCCGTGCTTACACCAAGGAGGATGTGCTTATTACGTGCTTAACTGCCCTGGTGGAGTTTCCCCCCAATTGA
- the FTH2 gene encoding Fth2p yields the protein MTDLNEIFSIQIFFIILRETLETAIIISVLLSFINKNNPTSDEVAPQDETEEARLEREAKNLHVKSVNRSLRLQVWLGAICGLLVCLIIGIVFIVLFYFVEKDLWSYTERLWEGVFSLLSSVIITVMGIGLLRINKIMKVKWWVKLGDAYATQSPGKLDADMTEMDDFNGMSTSQDSDALLGNNTTAKKQKKEGFSTKYFLAILPFVTTLREGLEAVVFVGGIGMSQPLTSLPLAVLAGMACGAAVGYSLYKGGNKLSLQYFLICSTCFLYIVSAGLMSRGVWFLELERYVRLCGGLDVSETGSGPGSYDISTAIWHVNCCNGLTDGWWMVANALVGWTNTATYGSISSYLLYWICVSAWLRAKLYEEKHGRLPVIPLKWQMKKIRKKLRIYEAMHRQQSTEEGEREAEALAYVA from the coding sequence ATGACGGATCTTAATGAGATCTTTTCGATCCAGATCTTCTTTATCATTCTTCGAGAAACGCTAGAAACGGCGATCATCATCTCGGTGCTACTTTCGTTCATCAATAAGAACAACCCTACGTCTGACGAAGTGGCCCCACAAGATGAAACAGAGGAAGCTCGTCTAGAAAGGGAAGCCAAAAACCTCCATGTCAAGCTGGTAAACCGCAGTCTCCGGCTTCAGGTGTGGTTAGGTGCCATTTGTGGTTTGCTTGTCTGTTTGATCATCGGCATAGTCTTCATCGTTCTTTTCTACTTCGTGGAGAAAGATCTTTGGTCATACACAGAAAGGCTTTGGGAGGGTGTCTTTTCGCTTCTTTCGAGTGTCATCATCACGGTCATGGGCATTGGTTTGCTTCGAATCAATAAGATCATGAAGGTGAAGTGGTGGGTGAAGCTTGGCGATGCGTACGCCACTCAGCTGCCTGGAAAGCTTGACGCTGACATGACAGAGATGGACGACTTCAACGGAATGTCGACTCTGCAAGATTCAGATGCGCTTTTGGGAAACAACACGACggcaaagaaacagaaaaagGAGGGTTTCTCCACGAAATACTTCTTGGCCATTCTTCCATTTGTTACCACTCTCAGAGAGGGTCTTGAGGCGGTTGTGTTTGTGGGAGGCATTGGCATGTCCCAGCCCTTGACGTCGCTTCCACTTGCTGTTCTTGCAGGTATGGCATGTGGTGCAGCAGTGGGCTACTCCTTGTACAAGGGTGGTAAcaagctttctcttcagtatttcttgatctgctCTACATGCTTTTTGTACATTGTCAGTGCAGGTCTTATGAGCAGAGGCGTGTGGttcttggagttggagaGGTACGTGAGGCTCTGTGGAGGGCTTGATGTCAGTGAAACTGGTAGTGGACCTGGCTCTTACGACATCAGCACGGCCATCTGGCATGTGAATTGCTGCAATGGTCTTACTGATGGCTGGTGGATGGTTGCCAATGCTTTGGTTGGGTGGACCAACACCGCTACCTACGGCAGCATCTCGTCGTACTTGTTGTACTGGATTTGCGTTTCGGCGTGGCTCCGTGCAAAGTTGTACGAAGAGAAGCACGGCAGATTGCCTGTCATTCCATTGAAGTGGCagatgaaaaaaattagaAAAAAGTTAAGGATCTACGAGGCTATGCATCGTCAGCAGTCAACTGAGGAAGGCGAACGTGAAGCGGAGGCGTTAGCCTATGTGGCATGA
- the BUD14 gene encoding protein phosphatase regulator BUD14, with protein sequence MTDSPTLESTNRLLHDLERKLSFGSDCSDQTPSHTSHASSVVHDTSNSGLARQSIQSSVLSYIKSGNSPDFDADSVFADRQQRHVTKFAREYSPSISVNGMRNEESRNGAEDNLTNERGETASEASLDSFDSLDRSLEDHDDYDVYDDFGDEEDDDMLLPPSPPRSPPREMDPDKLYGLYDFSGPDPSHCTLARDEPVYLVNDSDNYWWLIRKLTKKERLELGLRRNEENQLCSDDEDGKIGFVPAECLETYEERLARLNCFKNEELEKTSKDTLPLHDTEEPKESAESVAQSESIDSIQKSATSLASEQNLDTPTIGRKGSILKKSGSLRSSNKSVTFENLGALVLEGEVSDSEAVDFADSYYNFSREDLRSQERIEEEDSEKHSEVLSDLYPAEMPLQINKSTRTPRKTDIQENLNGFHPPQPHDTSSIGSFSPDTPPVGRFAEDSSNQTLRRSLIMDRLSQVTMDIQEHMTSDEEDDNTFDFYSGYGDQEGNEDEEDDAFDSDCTGNENVTPLTSVNSLNNVSSSPKKGSVPAPVSEKRSFRLASETVSPIMGKLDELTEKLAELEQMF encoded by the coding sequence ATGACCGACAGTCCCACATTGGAGTCGACAAATCGGCTTCTTCACGACTTGGAACGCAAACTCTCCTTCGGCCTGGACTGTCTGGACCAGACGCCCTCGCATACCTCTCATGCCTCGTCTGTGGTTCATGATACCTCCAATTCTGGGCTAGCTAGGCAAAGTATCCAGCTGAGCGTGCTTCTGTATATCAAAAGCGGCAACAGTCCCGACTTTGACGCCGATCTGGTGTTTGCCGATCGTCAGCAGCGGCACGTAACGAAGTTTGCTAGAGAGTACTCGCCGTCAATCTCTGTGAATGGGATGAGGAACGAAGAGAGCCGAAATGGGGCAGAAGACAACTTGACCAATGAGCGTGGCGAAACGGCTTCAGAAGCCTCTCTTGACTCGTTCGACAGCTTAGATCGCAGTTTGGAGGATCACGATGACTATGATGTTTACGATGACTTTGgtgatgaggaagacgacGACATGCTCCTACCTCCGCTGCCTCCAAGGCTGCCTCCCCGAGAAATGGATCCTGACAAGCTCTACGGTCTCTACGACTTCCTGGGACCCGATCCTCTGCATTGCACGCTTGCTCGTGACGAGCCTGTGTACTTGGTGAACGACCTGGATAATTACTGGTGGCTCATCAGAAAATTGACAAAGAAAGAGCGGTTGGAGTTGGGCTTACGTCGCAACGAAGAAAATCAACTCTGTTCGGATGACGAGGATGGCAAGATAGGCTTTGTTCCCGCCGAATGTCTAGAAACATACGAGGAGCGGTTGGCAAGACTCAATTGTTTCAAAAACGAGGAACTTGAGAAAACCTCCAAGGATACCCTCCCATTGCATGACACAGAAGAGCCAAAGGAGTCTGCTGAAAGCGTAGCTCAGTCAGAATCCATCGATAGCATACAAAAATCAGCCACATCTCTCGCTAGCGAGCAGAATCTCGACACACCTACAATAGGAAGAAAGGGGTCCattctcaagaaaagcGGCAGCTTGAGGCTGTCGAATAAATCAGTTACGTTCGAGAACCTTGGTGCTTTGGTTCTAGAAGGCGAGGTTTCCGACTCAGAGGCGGTGGACTTCGCCGATCTGTACTATAATTTCAGCCGTGAAGACCTAAGGTCTCAGGAACGtatagaagaagaggacaGCGAGAAGCACTCAGAGGTGTTAAGTGACTTGTACCCTGCGGAAATGCCGTTGCAGATTAATAAGAGTACGAGAACACCCCGCAAGACTGATATACAAGAAAATTTGAACGGGTTTCACCCACCTCAACCACATGACACTAGTTCCATTGGCTCGTTTTCTCCTGACACACCACCCGTCGGGCGGTTTGCCGAGGACTCAAGCAATCAAACACTTCGACGTTCTCTCATAATGGATCGACTATCACAGGTGACCATGGACATTCAAGAACACATGACGagtgatgaagaggacgaCAATACGTTTGACTTCTATAGTGGGTACGGTGACCAAGAGGgcaacgaagatgaagaagatgatgcaTTTGACCTGGATTGCACGGGGAATGAAAACGTGACGCCACTCACGAGTGTGAACTCGCTTAACAATGTTTCGCTGTCGCCGAAGAAAGGCTCCGTGCCTGCACCAGTGCTGGAGAAGAGGAGTTTTCGTTTGGCGTCTGAAACCGTGAGCCCCATCATGGGCAAGCTCGACGAGTTGACAGAAAAGCTCGCCgaacttgagcaaatgTTTTGA